The proteins below are encoded in one region of Ricinus communis isolate WT05 ecotype wild-type chromosome 6, ASM1957865v1, whole genome shotgun sequence:
- the LOC8262681 gene encoding 3-ketoacyl-CoA synthase 19-like: MEPFMIIFLTLLFYVIFQLCKLISQKRDQCCYMLDYECYKAPEDRMLDTESCVKLVLRNKNLGLEQYRFLLQTIVNAGIGNETYGPRNIIEGREENPSLEDAFSEIDDIMFDTLDKLFERTGISPSEIDILVVNVSLFSPAPSLTARVVNRYKMREDIKAFNLSGMGCSASLVAVDLVRQLFRSYKNKLAVVVSTESIGPNWYCGKEKSMILSNCLFRSGGCSMVLTNNRALKHKAIFKLNHLVRTHLGSNDEAYGCCIQVEDDSGYGGFLLTRSLTKAAAKALTMNLRVLVPKVLPVTELLRYAVMSRRRNKSKNPSLEAVGAGINLKTGVEHFCLHPGGKAVIDGVGKSLGLNDYDLEPARMALHRFGNTSAGGLWYVLGYMEAKKRLRQGDRILMISLGAGFKCNNCVWEVMKDLDNPNVWKDSIDHYPPKAAPVNQFLEKYGWINDEYLNFVQIDDKIF; this comes from the coding sequence ATGGAACCTTTCATGATAATTTTCTTGACTCTTCTCTTCTATGTCATTTTCCAGCTCTGCAAGCTGATTTCTCAGAAGAGAGACCAGTGCTGCTATATGCTGGATTATGAGTGCTATAAGGCTCCTGAAGACAGGATGCTTGACACAGAGTCCTGTGTGAAACTTGTCCTGAGAAACAAGAACTTGGGGCTTGAACAATACAGGTTTCTATTACAAACTATTGTCAATGCTGGCATCGGGAATGAAACTTACGGCCCGAGAAACATCATTGaaggaagagaagaaaatcCTTCCCTAGAAGATGCATTTTCAGAAATTGATGATATCATGTTTGACACACTTGATAAACTATTTGAGAGAACAGGAATTTCTCCATCAGAAATTGACATACTTGTCGTCAATGTCTCTTTGTTCTCTCCTGCACCATCTCTAACAGCTCGTGTAGTTAACAGGTATAAGATGAGGGAAGATATTAAAGCTTTCAATCTTTCAGGAATGGGATGTAGTGCAAGTCTTGTAGCTGTTGATCTGGTTCGGCAATTATTCAGGTCATACAAGAACAAATTAGCTGTTGTTGTGAGCACAGAATCAATAGGCCCAAATTGGTATTGTGGGAAAGAGAAATCCATGATCCTTTCCAATTGTCTTTTCCGTTCAGGAGGTTGTTCTATGGTCTTGACAAACAATAGAGCTCTAAAGCATAAAGCCATCTTCAAATTGAATCATCTTGTTCGTACTCATCTGGGCTCAAACGATGAAGCCTATGGATGCTGTATACAAGTAGAAGATGATAGTGGCTACGGAGGTTTTCTCCTGACAAGAAGCCTAACAAAAGCTGCTGCTAAAGCTCTTACCATGAATCTAAGAGTCCTAGTACCTAAAGTGCTACCTGTAACAGAACTACTTCGATATGCGGTCATGTCTCGCCGTCGAAACAAAAGCAAGAACCCCAGTCTTGAAGCAGTTGGAGCAGGTATAAATCTCAAGACTGGAGTTGAGCATTTCTGTCTACACCCAGGTGGGAAAGCAGTCATTGATGGGGTTGGCAAGAGTTTAGGACTAAATGATTATGATCTTGAACCGGCCAGAATGGCTCTTCATCGATTCGGTAACACATCTGCCGGTGGTCTTTGGTATGTTTTGGGCTACATGGAAGCAAAGAAGAGGCTCAGACAGGGGGACAGAATACTAATGATCAGTCTTGGAGCAGGTTTCAAGTGCAACAACTGTGTCTGGGAGGTAATGAAAGATTTGGATAATCCTAATGTCTGGAAAGATAGCATAGATCATTATCCTCCTAAAGCAGCACCAGTCAATCAATTCTTGGAAAAGTATGGTTggataaatgatgaatatctAAACTTTGTTCAAATTGATGACAAGATCTTCTAG